The following coding sequences are from one Paludisphaera rhizosphaerae window:
- a CDS encoding PSD1 and planctomycete cytochrome C domain-containing protein, with product MVLSPRPIAAVAAALIATTFVPARAEGPAATAPVGAKVDFNRDVRPILSDACFACHGFDEKERKAGLRLDTHEGAIAKLKSGDAAVVPGDLENSGLIFRVETDDAEMVMPPKKSGKELTPAQIDVLKRWIAQGAPWSGHWAFQPVRKPEAPKPANAAWPRGPVDAFLLGRLEAEGLKPGPQADPATLLRRVTLDLTGLPPTPAEADAFLSAVAAVGIDAAYEKAVDRLLDSPRYGEHMARYWLDAARYGDTHGLHLDNFREMWAYRDWVVRAFNEDKPFDRFIVEQLAGDLLPNPTADMLIATGFNRCHVSTSEGGSIEQEVYTRNVADQVDTNGSVFLGLTVACARCHDHKYDPISQKEYYQLFAFFNNIDGPAMDGNISRWAPFQKTPTPEQAVALAAADAKIAGLKTKAETEKARIAAAYDPKVDEKLAEVVSREDFAWIDDGPPAGATESGDGDFAPAGDVPVKTGRKALRVQAKGLMQKIIEAGGPKLKVGKGDVLFAHVYIDPRRPPKEIMLQWKTAGNWSHRAFWGDDKIDWGKAGTTERLRIGDLPIDGEWVRLEVPVAKLGIAKGTQIEGWAFTLFDGAVYFDESGIRTTTPQEGRTYPNLTAWIRDRLVDNGAGLPDPVKAILKKARDKRTDAERKQLIDQFLAAGWSGAEDAVAPIREEIVQAEAEKAKLDGQVATTLIFREKAGEPKPAFILNRGEYDQPKDKVGRAVPSFLPPLPSDAPADRLALAKWLVAPEHPLTARVAVNRIWQQVFGTGLVKTSEDFGAQGEPPSHPELLDWLTSTFREEGWDVKRMVRRLVSTAAYRQSSRATPEGLTKDPENRLLARGPRFRLDAETIRDQALYSSGLLVETMGGPSVKPPQPSGLWEAVAYSGSNTKDFKADEGVEKVHRRSLYTFWKRTAPPPQMTTLDAPSRESCRVRRERTNTPLQALLLLNETQFVEASRALAERARREAGGSTDDRLARMFRLAVGRAPEAGELSELSSALKDLTAHYAAKPEEAKALIESGATKPDPAADPRELAPWTMIGNIILNLDEVVTRG from the coding sequence ATGGTTCTCAGTCCACGACCGATCGCGGCCGTTGCGGCCGCGTTGATCGCGACGACTTTCGTCCCGGCCCGCGCCGAGGGACCGGCCGCCACCGCCCCGGTCGGCGCCAAGGTCGACTTCAACCGCGACGTCCGGCCGATCCTGTCCGACGCCTGCTTCGCCTGCCACGGCTTCGACGAGAAGGAGCGCAAGGCCGGCCTGAGGCTGGACACCCACGAGGGGGCGATCGCCAAGCTGAAGTCCGGCGACGCGGCGGTCGTTCCGGGGGACCTGGAGAACAGCGGCCTGATCTTCCGCGTCGAGACCGACGACGCCGAGATGGTCATGCCCCCCAAGAAGTCGGGCAAGGAGCTGACGCCCGCCCAGATCGACGTCCTCAAGCGGTGGATCGCCCAGGGCGCCCCGTGGAGCGGGCACTGGGCCTTCCAGCCCGTCCGCAAACCCGAGGCCCCCAAGCCCGCGAACGCCGCCTGGCCACGGGGACCAGTCGACGCCTTCCTCCTGGGCCGCCTTGAGGCCGAGGGGCTGAAGCCCGGCCCGCAGGCCGATCCGGCAACCCTCCTGCGCCGGGTCACACTGGACCTGACCGGCCTGCCGCCGACCCCCGCCGAGGCCGACGCCTTCCTGTCGGCGGTCGCCGCCGTCGGGATCGACGCCGCCTATGAGAAGGCCGTCGACCGCCTGCTGGACTCGCCCCGGTACGGCGAGCACATGGCCCGTTACTGGCTCGACGCCGCCCGATACGGCGACACCCACGGCCTGCACCTGGACAACTTCCGCGAGATGTGGGCCTATCGCGACTGGGTCGTCCGCGCCTTCAACGAAGACAAGCCCTTCGACCGCTTCATCGTCGAGCAGCTCGCCGGGGACCTGCTGCCGAACCCCACGGCCGACATGCTGATCGCGACCGGGTTCAACCGCTGCCACGTCTCGACCTCCGAGGGAGGCTCGATCGAACAGGAAGTCTACACCCGGAACGTCGCCGATCAGGTCGACACCAACGGCTCGGTCTTCCTCGGTCTGACGGTCGCCTGCGCCCGCTGCCACGATCACAAGTACGATCCCATCAGCCAGAAAGAGTATTATCAACTCTTCGCGTTCTTCAACAACATCGACGGCCCCGCGATGGACGGCAACATCTCGCGCTGGGCGCCGTTCCAGAAGACGCCTACCCCGGAGCAGGCCGTCGCGCTGGCGGCGGCCGACGCCAAGATCGCCGGGCTGAAGACGAAGGCCGAGACCGAAAAGGCGCGGATCGCCGCGGCCTACGACCCGAAGGTCGATGAGAAGCTGGCGGAGGTCGTCTCTCGCGAGGACTTCGCCTGGATCGACGACGGCCCCCCCGCCGGCGCGACCGAGTCGGGCGACGGCGATTTCGCCCCCGCCGGCGACGTCCCGGTCAAGACCGGCCGCAAGGCGCTCCGCGTCCAGGCCAAGGGGCTGATGCAGAAGATCATCGAGGCCGGCGGCCCGAAGCTCAAGGTCGGCAAGGGGGACGTCCTCTTCGCCCACGTCTACATCGACCCCAGGCGGCCCCCCAAGGAGATCATGCTCCAGTGGAAGACGGCCGGCAACTGGTCGCACCGGGCGTTCTGGGGCGACGACAAGATCGACTGGGGCAAGGCCGGCACCACCGAACGCCTGCGGATCGGCGACCTCCCCATCGACGGCGAGTGGGTCCGGCTGGAGGTCCCCGTCGCGAAACTCGGCATCGCCAAAGGGACGCAGATCGAAGGCTGGGCGTTCACGCTGTTCGACGGCGCCGTCTACTTCGATGAATCCGGCATCCGCACCACCACGCCTCAGGAAGGGCGGACGTACCCGAACCTGACCGCCTGGATCCGCGACCGCCTCGTCGACAACGGGGCGGGGCTCCCCGACCCGGTCAAGGCGATCCTCAAGAAGGCCCGCGACAAGCGGACCGACGCCGAGCGCAAGCAACTGATCGACCAGTTCCTGGCCGCCGGCTGGTCGGGCGCTGAGGATGCCGTCGCCCCGATCCGCGAGGAGATCGTCCAGGCCGAGGCCGAGAAGGCGAAGCTGGACGGGCAGGTCGCGACGACCCTGATCTTCCGTGAGAAGGCCGGCGAGCCCAAGCCGGCGTTCATCCTGAACCGCGGCGAGTACGACCAGCCCAAGGACAAGGTCGGCCGCGCGGTCCCCTCGTTCCTCCCCCCCCTCCCCTCCGACGCCCCGGCCGACCGTCTGGCGCTGGCGAAGTGGCTGGTCGCCCCCGAGCACCCGCTGACGGCCCGCGTGGCGGTCAACCGGATCTGGCAGCAGGTCTTCGGCACGGGCCTGGTGAAGACCTCGGAAGACTTCGGCGCCCAGGGCGAGCCCCCCAGCCATCCTGAGCTGCTCGACTGGCTCACCTCGACGTTCCGCGAGGAGGGTTGGGACGTGAAGCGGATGGTCCGCCGGCTGGTCTCCACGGCCGCCTACCGCCAGTCTTCCCGCGCCACGCCCGAGGGGCTGACGAAGGACCCGGAAAACCGCCTCCTCGCCCGCGGGCCCCGGTTCCGCCTGGACGCCGAGACGATCCGCGACCAGGCGCTCTACTCGTCGGGCCTGCTAGTCGAGACCATGGGCGGGCCGAGCGTGAAGCCGCCCCAGCCGTCCGGGCTCTGGGAGGCCGTGGCGTACTCCGGCAGCAACACCAAGGACTTCAAGGCCGACGAAGGAGTCGAGAAGGTCCACCGCCGCAGTCTCTACACCTTCTGGAAGCGGACCGCGCCCCCGCCGCAGATGACCACGCTCGACGCCCCCTCGCGCGAGTCGTGCCGCGTCCGCCGCGAGCGCACCAACACGCCCCTCCAGGCGCTCCTGCTGCTCAACGAGACCCAGTTCGTCGAGGCCTCGCGGGCCCTGGCCGAACGGGCCCGTCGCGAGGCCGGCGGGAGCACCGACGACCGCCTCGCCCGGATGTTCCGCCTGGCCGTCGGCCGCGCCCCGGAGGCCGGCGAGTTGTCCGAGCTGTCGTCCGCGCTCAAGGATCTCACCGCCCACTACGCCGCCAAGCCCGAGGAAGCCAAGGCCCTGATCGAGTCGGGCGCGACCAAGCCCGACCCGGCCGCCGATCCCCGCGAGCTGGCGCCCTGGACGATGATCGGCAACATCATCCTGAACCTCGACGAGGTCGTGACCCGGGGCTGA
- a CDS encoding sialidase family protein, producing the protein MRRHDERTVGIAIGILLAAAAVGVVRAQDASLKPVVVNTQPGPEYASTARPFQGIPGIERPLGGRLWATWYAGGDGEGESNYVVLTTSGDDGKTWSGPKLVVDPPGPVRAYDPCLWLDPDGRLHLFWAQSYQWWDGRAGVWTISTDNPNAEAPAWSTPRRLCDGIMMNKPTVTSDGTWLLPVAVWERPATADAGHRRASNLGTGAHVVASTDRGANWTPRGKTIVPERAFDEHSIVERRDGSLWMLVRTKYGIGEADSTDGGLTWSEGRRSTIPHVDSRFFIRRLRSGKLLLVAHQPPEGKARSHLIARLSDDDGRTWTGGLMIDDRKGVSYPDGVQDPDGRIYLTYDYNRTRDRQILMAVFTEADVAAGRPVSPETRLRVVVDQATSPAAR; encoded by the coding sequence ATGCGACGACACGACGAGCGGACGGTGGGAATCGCGATCGGGATCTTGCTGGCGGCCGCGGCGGTCGGCGTCGTCCGGGCGCAGGACGCGTCCCTGAAGCCGGTCGTCGTGAACACCCAACCGGGCCCGGAGTACGCATCAACGGCACGGCCGTTTCAGGGGATCCCGGGGATCGAGCGCCCCCTGGGCGGCCGGCTCTGGGCGACCTGGTACGCCGGCGGCGACGGCGAGGGCGAATCCAACTATGTCGTCCTGACGACCAGCGGCGACGACGGCAAGACCTGGTCGGGACCGAAGCTCGTGGTCGACCCGCCGGGACCCGTCCGGGCCTACGATCCCTGCCTGTGGCTCGACCCCGACGGCCGGCTGCACCTCTTCTGGGCCCAGTCGTACCAGTGGTGGGACGGTCGCGCCGGGGTGTGGACGATCTCGACCGACAACCCGAACGCGGAGGCCCCGGCCTGGTCCACCCCGCGCCGGCTTTGCGACGGCATCATGATGAACAAGCCGACCGTCACGTCCGACGGGACCTGGCTCCTCCCCGTCGCTGTCTGGGAACGCCCCGCCACGGCCGACGCCGGCCATCGCCGCGCGTCGAACCTGGGGACCGGCGCCCACGTCGTCGCCTCGACCGACCGGGGCGCGAACTGGACGCCCCGGGGAAAGACGATCGTCCCCGAGCGCGCCTTCGACGAGCACTCGATCGTCGAGCGTCGCGACGGCTCGCTCTGGATGCTCGTCCGGACCAAGTACGGCATCGGCGAGGCCGACTCGACCGATGGCGGCCTGACATGGAGCGAGGGCCGGCGGTCGACCATCCCTCACGTCGACAGCCGCTTCTTCATCCGCCGTCTGCGGTCGGGCAAGCTGCTGCTGGTCGCCCATCAGCCTCCTGAAGGCAAAGCCCGGTCGCACCTGATCGCCCGCCTGTCCGACGACGACGGCCGGACCTGGACGGGCGGCCTGATGATCGACGACCGCAAGGGGGTCTCCTACCCGGACGGCGTGCAGGATCCAGACGGACGGATTTATCTGACCTACGACTACAACCGCACCCGAGACCGTCAAATCCTCATGGCCGTCTTCACCGAGGCCGACGTCGCCGCCGGCCGCCCGGTCTCCCCCGAGACCCGCCTCCGCGTGGTCGTCGACCAGGCGACCAGCCCCGCCGCCAGGTGA
- a CDS encoding PEP-CTERM sorting domain-containing protein (PEP-CTERM proteins occur, often in large numbers, in the proteomes of bacteria that also encode an exosortase, a predicted intramembrane cysteine proteinase. The presence of a PEP-CTERM domain at a protein's C-terminus predicts cleavage within the sorting domain, followed by covalent anchoring to some some component of the (usually Gram-negative) cell surface. Many PEP-CTERM proteins exhibit an unusual sequence composition that includes large numbers of potential glycosylation sites. Expression of one such protein has been shown restore the ability of a bacterium to form floc, a type of biofilm.): MKRFTLINSLILLATVGQAEQAAADVVYQFSIGLNNASTLPGVPASSAGTASGTFTYSDDLQRLLSISMSTSSAIINGSSMFFSGNYYVPSVADDHYFSVTYAQGSFSLFASGGQFLTAEFTPISSGSGSIIITESQYGNRRSGSGTLLTRSSEAAPEPSSIVLIALGAPAAFAVVRRSHPAQPAA, encoded by the coding sequence ATGAAGCGGTTCACCCTGATCAACTCTTTGATTTTGCTGGCGACGGTCGGACAGGCGGAGCAGGCCGCCGCGGACGTCGTCTACCAGTTCTCGATCGGGCTGAACAACGCGTCGACGCTGCCTGGAGTCCCCGCCTCGAGCGCGGGGACGGCCAGCGGCACGTTCACCTACAGCGACGACTTGCAGAGGCTGCTCTCGATCAGCATGTCGACGTCGTCCGCCATCATCAATGGAAGCTCGATGTTCTTCTCCGGGAATTACTATGTTCCCTCGGTGGCCGACGACCACTATTTCTCCGTGACTTACGCCCAGGGGTCGTTCAGCCTCTTCGCCAGCGGCGGGCAGTTTCTCACCGCGGAGTTCACCCCGATTTCCTCGGGCTCTGGGTCGATCATCATCACCGAATCCCAGTACGGCAACAGGCGCAGCGGGTCCGGCACGCTCCTCACACGGTCGTCGGAAGCCGCCCCGGAACCCTCGTCGATTGTCCTGATTGCACTGGGTGCGCCGGCGGCTTTCGCCGTCGTCAGGCGGTCGCATCCGGCCCAACCGGCTGCCTGA
- a CDS encoding DUF1501 domain-containing protein, which produces MRLARAETRRQFLRRSQMGLGAIALAGLTGSTRAGGEADAAPAIPRRPAKAKSVIYLHMSGGPPQQDLFDYKPLLNKHHMEPCPEELLKGQRFAFIKGRPKMLGTPHKFARRGESGQWMSDIQPNLAEVIDETTVIRSMITTEFNHAPAELFMFTGSPRNGGAAMGSWITYGLGSENRDLPGFVVMISGGTDPTGGKALWSPGFLPGIFQGVQCRTVGDPVLYVGDPKGMTREDRRRTLDALDRLNEIEAREHGDPETLTRIGQYELAFRMQASVPDVMDVGREPQAILEEYGAVPGAASFANNCLLARRLVERGVRFVQLFDWGWDCHGTSAGNDIVEFLPKKCKEVDRPIAALIRDLKRRGLLDETIVVWGGEFGRTSMNEARGGSTFLGRDHHPHCFTLWAAGGGFKAGAAVGATDELGSSIAVDPVPVHDFQATLLHLLGLDPFTFRYPDQGLQQRLIGVEEGVKVRKDLIA; this is translated from the coding sequence ATGCGGCTCGCCCGAGCGGAGACGCGCCGGCAGTTCCTGCGGCGCTCGCAGATGGGGCTGGGGGCGATTGCGCTGGCCGGGTTGACGGGCTCGACGCGGGCCGGCGGCGAGGCCGACGCCGCGCCGGCGATTCCTCGACGTCCGGCGAAAGCGAAGAGCGTTATCTATCTTCATATGTCCGGAGGTCCTCCGCAGCAGGATCTCTTCGACTACAAGCCGCTCCTGAACAAGCACCACATGGAGCCCTGTCCGGAGGAGCTTCTCAAGGGCCAGCGGTTCGCGTTCATCAAGGGGCGTCCCAAGATGCTGGGGACCCCTCACAAATTCGCCCGCCGCGGCGAGAGCGGCCAGTGGATGAGCGACATTCAGCCGAATCTCGCCGAGGTGATCGACGAGACGACGGTGATCCGGTCGATGATCACGACCGAGTTCAACCACGCGCCGGCGGAGTTGTTCATGTTCACGGGTTCGCCCCGGAACGGCGGCGCTGCAATGGGCTCGTGGATCACGTACGGGCTGGGATCGGAGAATCGCGATCTGCCCGGCTTCGTGGTGATGATCAGCGGCGGCACCGACCCGACCGGCGGCAAGGCGCTGTGGAGCCCCGGATTCCTGCCAGGGATCTTCCAGGGCGTGCAGTGTCGGACGGTGGGCGACCCGGTGCTCTACGTCGGCGACCCCAAGGGGATGACTCGCGAGGACCGGCGGCGCACGCTCGACGCGCTCGATCGTCTGAATGAGATCGAGGCCCGCGAGCACGGCGACCCCGAGACGTTGACGCGGATCGGCCAGTATGAGCTGGCCTTCCGGATGCAAGCGAGCGTCCCGGACGTGATGGACGTGGGCCGCGAACCGCAGGCGATCCTGGAGGAGTACGGCGCCGTCCCCGGCGCGGCGTCGTTCGCCAACAACTGCCTGCTCGCCCGCCGCCTGGTCGAACGGGGCGTCCGTTTCGTCCAGTTGTTCGACTGGGGATGGGACTGCCACGGCACCAGTGCGGGGAACGACATCGTCGAGTTCTTGCCGAAGAAGTGCAAAGAGGTGGATCGGCCGATCGCCGCCCTGATCCGAGACCTGAAACGCCGAGGGCTGCTCGACGAGACGATCGTGGTCTGGGGCGGCGAATTCGGCCGGACGTCGATGAATGAGGCCCGTGGCGGCTCCACGTTCCTGGGCCGCGACCACCACCCGCACTGCTTCACCCTCTGGGCGGCCGGCGGCGGCTTCAAGGCCGGCGCGGCCGTCGGCGCGACCGACGAACTCGGCTCCTCCATCGCCGTCGACCCGGTCCCCGTCCACGACTTCCAGGCCACGCTCCTGCACCTCCTGGGCCTGGACCCGTTCACCTTCCGCTACCCCGACCAGGGCCTCCAGCAACGCCTCATCGGCGTCGAGGAGGGCGTTAAGGTCCGCAAGGATCTTATAGCCTGA
- a CDS encoding PSD1 and planctomycete cytochrome C domain-containing protein, with translation MKRFITSFGTVGLLAASATIASADDRVDYNRDVRPILAKACFACHGSDAKARAADLRLDVRDEAVKSTDDREPAFVPGDPSASVAIEKILDEDDTLRMPPRKAGPRLDPAQVDVLKRWVAQGAEYAEHWALVPPQAPAQPAVAEAGWTRDSLDAFILARLESEGMRPSPEADRATLFRRISLDLRGLPPTIAEARAFAEDPAPDAYEKAVDRFLADPAFGERWARPWLDLARYADSAGYGSDPLRTIWGYRDWLIAALNANTPFDRFTIEQIAGDLLPNATDRDRAATAFHRNTMTNTEGGTDDEEFRIAAVKDRVDVTFQAWMGLTMGCAKCHSHKYDPISHEEYYSAFAVFNQTTDADRPDEAPVIPWMTPEDAKRLEKIEAQIGKLKKRQETLVGPPEKKKLDEIAKLEKSKAGFPTLPVMVELAPDKRRVTRVLMKGNFLDPGPEVSAGLPKALGPKPEGFVDRLTLAKWLVDRRNPLTARVAVNRTWATLFGTGIVATEEDFGTQGEPPSHPELLDRLAVDFMESGWDVKGLIRRLVCSATYRQSARATREMLTKDPRNRLLARFPRVRLDAEAVRDQALALSGLLARKIGGPSVFPVQPEGLWQAAFNGQRTWKTSDGTDRHRRGLYTFWRRTVPYPSMAAFDAPSRELCSVKRVRTNTPLQALVTLNDPVYVEAAQGLARRMVRDGGSSPEDRVRHGLELCLGRPARDEEVIPLLSLYAAQLDRYRRDPSAATALATDPIGPLPDGLDAAEAAAWTAVANVLLNLDSVLTRG, from the coding sequence ATGAAGCGTTTCATCACCAGTTTCGGGACGGTGGGACTTCTGGCCGCGTCCGCGACGATCGCGTCGGCCGACGACCGGGTCGACTACAATCGGGACGTCCGGCCGATCCTGGCGAAGGCCTGCTTCGCCTGCCACGGGTCCGACGCCAAGGCCCGCGCGGCGGATCTGCGGCTGGACGTCCGCGACGAGGCCGTGAAATCGACCGACGACCGCGAGCCGGCCTTCGTCCCCGGCGATCCCTCGGCGAGCGTGGCGATCGAAAAGATCCTGGACGAGGACGACACCCTGCGCATGCCTCCTCGCAAGGCGGGGCCGCGGCTCGACCCCGCGCAGGTGGACGTCCTCAAACGATGGGTCGCCCAGGGGGCGGAGTATGCCGAGCACTGGGCGCTCGTCCCGCCGCAAGCGCCCGCGCAACCGGCCGTCGCTGAGGCCGGCTGGACCCGTGATTCGCTCGACGCCTTCATCCTGGCCCGGCTGGAGAGCGAGGGGATGCGGCCCTCGCCCGAGGCCGACCGCGCGACGCTCTTCCGCCGGATCAGCCTCGACCTTCGCGGCCTGCCGCCGACGATCGCCGAGGCCCGCGCCTTCGCCGAGGACCCCGCGCCCGACGCCTACGAGAAGGCCGTCGACCGTTTCCTGGCCGATCCCGCCTTCGGCGAGCGGTGGGCGCGGCCGTGGCTCGACCTGGCCCGCTACGCCGATTCCGCCGGCTACGGCTCAGACCCGCTCCGGACGATCTGGGGATATCGCGACTGGCTGATCGCCGCCCTCAACGCGAACACGCCCTTCGACCGCTTCACCATCGAGCAGATCGCCGGCGACCTCCTCCCGAACGCGACCGACCGCGACCGCGCCGCGACGGCCTTCCATCGCAACACGATGACCAACACCGAAGGCGGTACGGACGACGAGGAGTTCCGCATCGCCGCCGTGAAGGACCGGGTCGACGTGACCTTTCAGGCCTGGATGGGTCTGACGATGGGCTGCGCCAAGTGCCACTCGCACAAGTACGACCCGATCAGCCACGAAGAGTATTACTCGGCCTTCGCCGTCTTCAACCAGACGACCGACGCCGACCGCCCCGACGAGGCCCCCGTCATCCCCTGGATGACCCCCGAGGACGCGAAGCGGCTGGAAAAGATCGAAGCCCAGATCGGCAAACTCAAGAAACGGCAGGAAACCCTCGTCGGCCCGCCGGAGAAGAAGAAGCTCGACGAGATCGCCAAGTTGGAAAAATCGAAGGCCGGCTTCCCGACACTCCCCGTCATGGTCGAATTGGCCCCCGACAAGCGGCGCGTGACGCGCGTCTTGATGAAGGGGAACTTCCTCGACCCCGGCCCCGAGGTTTCCGCCGGTCTGCCCAAGGCCCTCGGGCCGAAGCCCGAAGGCTTCGTCGACCGCCTGACACTGGCGAAGTGGCTGGTCGACCGTCGCAACCCGTTGACGGCCCGCGTGGCGGTCAACCGAACGTGGGCGACGCTCTTCGGGACGGGGATCGTCGCCACCGAGGAGGACTTCGGGACTCAGGGCGAGCCTCCCAGCCATCCTGAGCTGCTCGACCGCCTGGCCGTCGACTTCATGGAGTCGGGCTGGGACGTGAAAGGGCTGATCCGGCGGCTCGTTTGCTCGGCGACGTATCGGCAGTCGGCCCGTGCGACCAGGGAGATGCTGACGAAAGACCCGCGCAACCGACTGCTCGCCCGCTTCCCGCGCGTCCGCCTGGACGCTGAGGCCGTCCGCGATCAGGCCCTGGCGCTCTCGGGGCTGCTCGCCCGCAAGATCGGCGGGCCGAGCGTCTTCCCCGTCCAGCCTGAGGGGCTCTGGCAGGCCGCGTTCAACGGCCAGCGGACATGGAAGACGAGCGACGGGACCGACCGGCATCGTCGCGGGCTCTACACCTTCTGGCGGCGGACCGTCCCGTATCCCTCGATGGCCGCGTTCGACGCCCCCAGCCGCGAGCTTTGCTCGGTGAAGCGCGTCCGGACCAACACGCCGCTCCAGGCGCTCGTCACGCTCAACGACCCGGTGTACGTCGAGGCCGCGCAGGGCCTCGCGCGGAGGATGGTCCGCGATGGCGGATCGTCGCCCGAGGATCGCGTCCGCCATGGGCTGGAGTTGTGCCTCGGCCGACCGGCCCGCGACGAGGAGGTCATCCCACTTCTGTCGCTCTACGCGGCGCAGCTCGACCGCTACCGTCGCGATCCATCCGCCGCGACCGCTCTGGCCACGGACCCGATCGGCCCGCTCCCCGATGGGCTGGACGCAGCCGAGGCCGCCGCATGGACGGCCGTGGCCAACGTGCTCTTGAATCTCGACTCCGTTCTGACCCGAGGGTGA